In the genome of Microbacterium paraoxydans, the window AGCTCCTCCTCGTCCTCCAGGTCGGCGAGGTACGCGATGAACTCGTTGGTGACGGCGCTCAGCGACACCTCGGTGATGTCCATCTCGTGCTTCGAGATGAGGTTCAGCAGGAGGTCGAAGGGGCCGTCGAAGTTCGACAGCGAGACGCGGAACCCCGCGGCGTCGTCGGCTGACGAAGACTCCGCCGCGTCGACGGCGTCGGCGGATGCCGGGACCTCAGCGGTTCCGAGCTCGTCAGGCGACGGCGCCACGGGCGACCAGCTCCCTGGCCAGCCGCAGGTATGCCTGTGCGGCCGCGTGCTCCGGAGCGAACTCGGTGATCGGGACCCCCGAGACCGACGCATCCGGGAACTTCACGGTGCGGCCGATCACGGTCTCCAGCACGTCGTCGCCGAACGCCTCCACGACCCGCTCCAGCACCTCGCGCGAGTGCAGCGTGCGAGGGTCGTACATGGTCGCCAGCAGCCCGTCCATCTCGATGGAGGGGTTCAGGCGATCGCGGACCTTGTCGATGGTCTCGATGAGGAGCGCGACACCGCGGAGCGCGAAGAACTCGCACTCGAGCGGGATGATGACGCCGTGCGCAGCCGTCAGCGCGTTCACGGTCAGCAGACCGAGCGACGGCTGGCAGTCGATGAGGATGACGTCGTACTCCCCCGCCACCTGGCGCAGCACGCGGGCGAGGATCGTCTCGCGGGCGACCTCGTTCACGAGGTGCACCTCCGCGGCGGAGAGGTCGATGTTCGCGGGGAGGACGTCGAGACCGGGCACGTTCGAGTGCACGATCGCGTCGTGCGCGTCGCGCTTCGTGTCGAGCAGGAGGTCGTAGACCGTCGGCACGTCGTGCGTCTGAATGCCGAGACCGGCGGACAGCGCGCCCTGCGGGTCGAAGTCCACCGCGAGCACCTTGCGGCCGTACTCCGCGAGCGCGGCGGCGAGGTTGATGGAGGTGGTCGTCTTGCCGACGCCGCCCTTCTGGTTGCAGAGCGCGATGATGCGGGCCGGGCCGTGCGACTTCAGCGGCGCCGGGATCGGGAAGCCCTGGTACGGACGGCCGGTGGGTCCCATGGGAGTGTCGTCGGCCTTCTGCGCCTTCGCCCTGGACTTCGCCACTTTCTCAGCCACCGGTTCTCCTGCTCCTTCGTGCTTGCTCGATTGTAGCCGCCCAGCGTTCCCCAGCCGTCTCGGCGCGCGGCGGGCGACCCGGTACCGGCCGCGGCCTGCGCGGTCAGCGCGCCCGGGGATGAGAGGTCGCGTAGATGTCACGGAGAGCATCCACCGACACATGCGTGTAGATCTGCGTCGTCGCGACCGAGGAGTGCCCCAGCAGCTCCTGCACCACCCGCACGTCGGCACCGCCCTGCAGGAGGTGCGTCGCGAACGAATGCCGCAGCGTGTGCGGGGAGACCTCGGCGGTGAGCTGTGCGCGCTCGGCAGCGGAACGGATCACCAGCCACGCGCTCTGTCGCGAGAGCGGGGCACCGCGCGCGCCGAGGAAGAGCCGGGCCGATGCGCGGCCCTTCGCCGCGAGCTCCGGACGGACCCGGGTGAGGTAGGCGTCGACGGCGGCGCGGGCGTACGACCCCACCGGGACGATCCGCTCCTTCGAGCCCTTGCCCCGCAGGCGCAGCACCTCGCCGTGCGCCATGTCGTCGACGTCGAGACCGACCGCCTCCGAGACCCTGGCACCCGTGGCGTAGAGGAGCTCCAGCAGCGCCCTGTCCCTGATGCCGAGCGGCTCCTCGGCCGACGGCGCGGCGAGCAGCCGCTCCACCTGGTCGATCGTCAGGGCTTTCGGCAGCCGGCGCGGGGTCTTCGGTGGGCGGAGTCGTCCGGTCGGATCGTCCGCCTCGATGCCCTCGCGGGCGAGGAACCGGTGCCAGCCGCGCACCGAGGACTGCAGGCGCGCCAGGCTCGTCGCGGCCGGCTGCGGCTCCGCGGACGCGCGGGCGGCGATGAAGCGGTCGACGACGGCGGGCGTGATGTGCGCGGTGTCGTCGATCCCGTCCGCAGCGAGCCAGTCCCGGTAGCCCTCGAGATCCCGCCGGTAGGCGCCGACGGTGTGGCTGCTGAGCCCGCGCTCGATCGTCACATGACGCAGGTACGCGTCGAGGGCGCGATCGAGCAGCATGCTCAGCTCCGGTCGCGCAGCCTCTGCGCGGCGGCCAGGACGCCGATGGAGAGGATGCCGTTGTGCAGGCGTCCCTCCAGGACTCCGGCGACGGCCTCGTCCAGTGGCACCCACGCGACGCGGATGTCGGCCTCCTCGTCCTCGCGGTCATGCGCGGTCTCGGCGGTTGAGAGTCCGGTCGCGAGGAACACCCGGATGAGCTCGTCGTTACCGCCGGGCGTCGTCCACGACGACACCAGGGGCTCCCAGTGGGCGGCGACGAGGTCGGCTTCCTCCGCGAGCTCGCGACGGGCGGCCGCCAGCGGCTCCTCCCCCGCGATGTCGAGGAGGCCGGCCGGCAACTCCCAGTCGCGGTGACGGATCGGGTGACGGTACTGCTGGATGAGCAGGACCCGCTCCTCGTCGTCCATCGCGAGGATCGCGACGGCCCCGGGGTGGGCGACGTACTGTCGCACGATCTCGCCGTCGCCGTAGCGGACCCGGTCGGAGCGGACGTCCCAGACGTACCCCTCATAGACGAGGTCGCTGCTCAGGACCTCCGGCTCGAAGGGCTCGTCCCGCAGCGGTTCCGGCACGTCCGCCTTCGACTCACTCATCGACGGGCACGTCGAACAGCTCGCTCGCGCGGTGACGCGCGATGGCGGCACCGACGAGACCGCGGAACAGCGGGTGCGGGTCGGTCGGACGCGAGCGGAGCTCCGGGTGGGCCTGCGTGGCGATGTAGTACGGGTGCACGTCGCGCGGCAGCTCGACGTACTCGACGAGGTCCAGCTCGGGGTTCAGACCCGAGAACACCAGACCGGCCTCCGACAGGCGATCGCGGTAGGCGTTGTTGACCTCGTAGCGGTGGCGGTGACGCTCGGACACCTCGGCGGCGCCGTAGACCTCACGCGCCAGCGAACCCTCCGCGAGAGCCGCCTTGTACAGGCCCAGGCGCATGGTGCCGCCCAGGTCGCCGCCGTCGAGGATCTCGATCTGCTCGGCCATGGTCGCGATGACGGGCTCCGCGGTGTCCGGATCGAACTCGCTGGACGAGGCTCCGGCAATTCCGGCGACGTCGCGGGCGTACTCGATGACCATGCACTGCAGCCCCAGGCAGAGGCCGAGGGTCGGGATGCCCTGCTCGCGGGCGAACTTCAGCGCACCCAGCTTGCCCTCGATGCCGCGGATGCCGAAGCCTCCGGGCACGCAGATGCCGTCCAGCTCCGCCAGCTGCTCCTGCGCGCCCTCCGGCGTCTCGCAGAGGTCGGACGGGATCCAGCGGATGTTGACCTTGGTCTCCTGCGCGAAGCCGCCCGCCTTGAGGGCCTCGGTCACGGACAGGTAGGCGTCCGGAAGGTCGATGTACTTGCCGACGAGACCAATCGTGACCTCGTGCTTCGGGTTGTGCACCGCGTGCAGCACCTTGTTCCAGCGCGTCCAGTCGACGTCGTCCGCCTTCTGGTCGAGGCCGAGGCGGCGCACGATGTAGGAGTCGAGGCCCTGCTCGTTGAGGGTCGACGGGATGTCGTAGATGCTCGGCAGGTCGACGGTGTTGATGACGCCTTCGACGTCGACGTCGCACATCAGGGCGATCTTGTTGCGGTTGCTCGCGCTCACCGGCCGGTCGCTGCGGAGCACGAGGGCGTCGGGCTGGATGCCGACCTGGCGGAGGGCTGCGACCGAGTGCTGGGTCGGCTTGGTCTTCTGCTCGCCGGACGCGCCCATGAACGGCACGAGCGAGACGTGCACGAAGAACACGCTGTCGCGGCCGAGCTCGTGACGCAGCTGGCGCGCCGACTCGAGGAAGGGCTGCGACTCGATGTCGCCGACCGTGCCGCCGACCTCGGTGATGATCACGTCGGGACGCGGGTCCTCGGTGGCCTGCAGCCGCATGCGGCGCTTGATCTCGTCGGTGATGTGCGGGATGACCTGCACAGTGTCGCCGAGGTACTCGCCGCGACGCTCGCGGGCGATCACCTGCGAATAGATCTGACCGGTCGTGACGTTGGCCGCCTCGGACAGGTTGATGTCGAGGAAGCGCTCGTAGTGGCCGATGTCGAGGTCGGTCTCCGCACCGTCGTCGGTGACGAACACCTCGCCGTGCTGGAACGGGTTCATGGTGCCCGGATCGACGTTCAGATACGGGTCGAGCTTCTGCATGACCACGCGGAGTCCGCGAGCGGTCAGGAGGTTGCCCAGGCTGGCCGCGGTGAGCCCCTTGCCCAAAGACGAAACGACACCACCGGTCACGAAGATGTGCTTGGTCGTGTCGTTCTTGGGCCCCGCAGAAGAAGAGTTCATCACGGGCTTCTATCCTAACAGTTCATTCAGACGCCGAGGCTGAGAAGCTCGCGGGCGTGGGTGAGTGCGGCATCGGAATCCGCGAGGCCGGAGAGCAGACGGGCCATCTCGGCCTCGCGCTCCTCCCCGTCGAGCCGCCGCACGCTGGACGCGGTGACGGCGCCGTCGTGCGATTTCACGACGGTGAGGTGGTTGTTCGCGAAGGCGGCGACCTGCGCGAGATGGGTGACGGCGATCACCTGCGACTTCTCGGCGAGTCGGGCGAGTCGCCGACCCACCTCGATGGCCGCCGCGCCGCCGATGCCGGCGTCGACCTCGTCGAACACGAAGGTGGGCACCGGGTCGGTCGCCGCGATGACGACCTCGATCGCGAGCATCACCCGCGACAGCTCGCCGCCGGAGGCCCCCTTGGCGACCGAGCGGGGCTCGGCGCCGGGATGCGGGGCGAGCAGGATGGTGACGTCGTCGCGGCCGTGGGTGCTCTCGGACCCCGGGGTCACAGAGACCTCCAGGCGCGCGTCCGGCATCGCCAGCGCGTGCAGCTCGGCCGTCACGGCCTCGCCGAGTCGGCCGGCCGCCTCGTTCCGGGCCGCGGTGAGAGCGTCGGCCCGGGCGTCGAGCTCCGCCCTGGCCGCGTCGCGCTCGGCGGTGAGGCGTTCCAGGCGCTCTCCGTCGTCGTCGAGTTCGGCCAGCCGCGCGGATCCGGTCTGCCACAGCGCCAGCGCCTCCGCCAGCGAGCCGTGCTGACGGATGAGGACGCCGAGTGCGGCCCGGCGCTCCTCGACGGCGGCGAGCTCATGGGGTCCGGATTCGTCGAGGTCGGCGAGGAAGCCGGAGAGCACACCGGCGGCGTCGGCGATCCGGTAGCCGATGTCGGCCAGGGTCTCCGCGACCTCCGCGAGCTTCGGGTCCGACACGCGCTCGATCGCTCGGCGTGCTTCCGCGACCAGCGCCGACGCATCGGGCTCGCCCTCCTCGTTCGAGAGGGCCCCGTGGGCCAGGGCGGCGGCGACGCGGAGTTCCTCCGCGTTCGCGAGGCGCTCGGCACGGGCCGTCAGCTCCTCGTCCTCGCCCTCCTCGGGGGCGGTCGCCTCGATCAGGGCGAGGTCCTCCCGTAGCCGAGCGGCCTCCTCGGCACGCCGGTTGCGGTTCGCGGTGATGTCGATGATCTCGGCGTCGAGGGTCCGCCAGCGCTCGAACGCGGCCTGGTAGTCCTCCAGCGCCCGGGCGATCGGTTCGCCGCCGAAGCGGTCGAGTGCGTCGCGCTGCGCGGCGGCCGACCGCAGCCGGAGCTGCTCGGACTGTCCGTGCACGACGATGAGCTCGTCCGCGAGCGAGGAGAGCACCCCCGCCGGAGCGGCGCGCCCGCCGACGCTCGCACGGCTGCGGCCCTCGGCGCTGAGGGTGCGCGAGACATAGAGCTCGGCGGTGCCGGCACCGGCCGGCTCCAGCTCTCCCCCGGCCTCGGCCACGATGTCGGCGACCTCGCCCTTCTCGGGCACGATCCACACCCCGGCCACCGACGCCTGGGCCGCGCCCTTGCGCACGGCGCCCGAGTCGGCGCGCTGGCCGAGGAGCAACCCGAGGCCGGTGACGACCATGGTCTTGCCCGCGCCCGTCTCTCCGGTGATCGCCGTGAAGCCCGGGCCGAGCGGCAGGACGGCGTCGGCGATCACGCCGAGCCCCTGCATGCGCATCTCCTCGATCATGCGTCGCTCCTCCGCTCCTGTCCGCGCCACCCTTCGACGGGCAGCTGGAACTTGCGGACGAGACGGTTCGTGAACGCGGTCGGGTGCAGGCGCGCGAGACGGACCGGGCGCGACGAGCGGCGCACCACGACTCGGGCGCCCGGCGGGAGATCGTGGGAACGACGGCCGTCGCACCAGAGGATGCCGGAGCCGTCCGTCCGCTCCAGCATCTCGATGGCCACGGCCGCATCGGGGCTCACCACGAGCGGCTTCGCGAACAGGGCGTGTGCCGACAGCGGGACCACCGCGATGGCCTCGACCGTCGGCCAGATGACGGGTCCGCCGGCGGAGAAGTTGTAGGCGGTCGAGCCGGTCGGGGTGGAGATGACCATGCCGTCGCAGCCGAAGCTCGACAGGGGGCGCCCATCGATCTCGAGCACCACCTCGATCATGCGCTCGCGGCTCGCCTTCTCGACGGTCGCCTCGTTCAGGGCCCAGGTCTCGAAGACGACGTCGCCGGACCGGTCCTTGACGCGCACCGACAACGCCAGGCGCTCCTCGACCTCGTAGTCGCGGGCGATGACGCGGCGCATCGCGTCGTCCATGTCGTCCCGGTCGATCTCCGCGAGGAAGCCGACGTGTCCCATGTTGATGCCGAGCACCGGGGCGCCGCTGTCGCGGACGAGCTCCGCCGCGCGGAGGATGGTGCCGTCGCCGCCGAGGACGATCGCGAGTTCGAGGGTCGACGGCCCGGAGGCGTCCAGCACCTCGACGTCCGCGAAGAACGCATCGACCGCGGCGAGCTCGGCATGGTCGTCAGCTGCCAGGACGGGACGGACCCCCGCACCGCGGAGGGCGCCGATAACCCGACGGGCGGCCGCGACGGTGTCGACGCGGCCCGCATGGGCGACGACCAGGATCCTGCGCTCGTTCATCGTCCCCCTGCCAGCCGGTTGATGGTGTCCATCCATTCTGTCGGATTGCTGCCGCCGCCCGGCACGAGGTGCACGAGACACTCCGCATTGCCGTGAGTCCCGAGGATCGGGGAGGAGACGATCCCCGCCATCCCCATCCCGGCGTCCCACGCGCTCCACACCACGCGGGCGACGGCGTCCGCACGGGTGGCGGGGTCGGTGACGAGACCGCCGCGCACGGCCGTCCGCCCGACCTCGAACTGGGGTTTGACCAGCAACAGCACGTCGGCGCCCGGTGCGCCGACGGAGACCACCGCGGGAAGCACGAGCTCGAGCGAGATGAAGGAGAGGTCGCCCACCACCAGGTCGGGGGGCGCAGACTCCCCCGTCGCCGCGGCGAGGCTGTCACGCGTCATGTGCCGCACGTTGAAGCCCTCGACGGCGATGACGCCGGGGTCGGCAGCGACCGCGGGGGCGAGCTGGCCATGCCCGACGTCCACGGCGAGGACACGGCGCGCGCCGCGTTCCCGCAGCACCTGCGTGAATCCGCCGGTCGAGGCCCCCATGTCGAGCGCCAAGCGCCCCTGAACCGGGATGCCGAAGCCGTCGAGCCCGGCGACGAGCTTGTGCGCCGCGCGGCTGACGTAGTGGTCGGCGCCGGCGACCGTGATGGTGTCGTCGTCGCTGACCGGGGTCGAGGCCTTCACGACCGGGCGGCCGTCGACGCTCACGAGGCCGTCGGCGATGAGGGTGGCGGCATGCGTGCGCGAACGGGCGAGTCCTCGGGCGGCGAGGGCGGCGTCGAGTCGCGTCATCGTGGTCCCGGGGTCTCCCGCAGGTCGTGCCGGGATCCACTCTCGAGTCGTCGCGAGAGTTCGTCGTGCAGGGCCGAGTACGCGTCGGCGCGTGCGGCGAGCGGCTGCCCTTCGATCAGGCGCAGACGACTCCACAGGCCGTCCGTCGGCGCGCCGGTCGTCGTCTCATCGCTCACGCTTCCACTGTACGCGGCGCCACCGACGGGCGGCGGCGCCACGCGTGGCTCAGGTGCGGTGGAACGGGTCCGCGTACAGCCGCTCCGGAACCCGGAGGACGAACACCGGCGTCCCGGACGCCCAGATCGCGGCGGCACCCGCACGGAGCAGGTCGAGCTGGTCGCCGGACTCGGCGACGATCTCGACGTCTGCGCCCCGGACGCGGACGGCGGCGCCGTTCACGTCGAACACGCCGTCGGTCACGGTGGGCTCGGGGTACGGCTCGTGCAGTCCGCGCAGGTCGCCGAGGATGTAGGTCGGGCGGGATCCTTCGGGCGCGGCGAGGACGTGCTTGGGGCGGTCGATGCCGGTGAGCACCAGGGCGGACTCGATGCCCGCACGGCTGGCACCCATGATGTCGGTGTCGAGGCGGTCACCGATGAAGAGCGCCTTCGCCGCGCCGAAACGGGCGAGCGCCTCCTCGAAGATCGGGGTCTCCGGCTTGCCCGCCACCGTCGCCAGACGACCGATCGCGGTGTGCACGGCGGAGACGAGAGTGCCGTTCCCCGGGGCGACACCCCGCTCGCGCGGGATCGTCCAGTCGGTGTTCGTGGCGATCCACGGGATGCCGCCCTCGTCCTCGGGGACCTTGAGAGCGAACGCCGCCTCGGCGAGATCCGTCCAGGCCACCTCGGGCGCGAAGCCCTGGACCACGGCCTGCGGCGCGTCCTCGGCGCTGCGCGTGACCGTGTACCCGGCCTTCTGCACCTCGTCGACGAGGCCGTCGCCGCCGACCACGAGGATGGTCGCCGGCGCCGGCACGATCCCGGACAGCAGACGCATCGCCGCCTGCGGGCTCGTCACGACGTCCTGCGGAGCCACGTCGAGCCCGAGACTCGTGAGGTGCGCCGCCACGGAGGCGTCGGTGCGCGAGGCGTTGTTGGTGATGTAGCCGAGACGCACCGTGTGCGCCGCCGCGTTCAGGCTCTCCACCGCATGCGGCAGAGCGCCGGGACCCGCGTAGACCACGCCGTCGAGATCAGCGAGGACGGTGTCGACGCCCTCGAGGGGTGTGTGTCCCACGGGTTGCTTCCGCGCCTTCGGTGTGAAGAGTCCCACCTACGCCTCCGGCTTCTCAGGCGCGGAGGGCGAGTCGTCCTCCGTCTCGTCGTCATCCGTCTCGTCGTCCTCGCCGAGCAGCTCGCGCACCTCGTCCTCGATGGACGGCTCGGCGGGCTCGGGGGCCCCGGTCGCGTCGGGAGCTACGGTCGCGTCGGGAGCTACGGTCGCGTCGTCGGCTACGGTCGCGTCGTCGGCCTCGTCCTCGGCCTCCTCCTCGTCCTCGACAGAAGCGACGTCAGCATCGGAGAACTCGTCATCAGAGAACCCGTCCTCGATGAGGCCGTCCTCCACGTAGAGCTCCTCATCGCCGGCCTCATCGACGCCGAGAGCCTCGGCGGCGACCTCGGCACGGCGCGCCCAGAACTCGGCTTCGTCCGTACGGCCGAGGTCCTCCAGGACAGCGGCGCGCGCGGCGAACAGCGCGGGGCTCCACTCGAATGCGCGGTCCGGGTCCAGCTCCGGGATCTCGAGCTCTCCGAGGGCGAGCTCCAGATCGCCCTGGTCGAGCCGGGCACCCGACATCGCGATCGCCAGCGCGACTCGCACGGGCGTGGTCAGAGCTGACCGATCCACGGCCCGACCCGTCTCGAGGGCGCGGTCGGGACGACCGATACCGCGCTCGCTGTCGACCATGAGGGCGATCTGGTCATCCTTGCCGGAGATCCGGCGGTAGGTACGCAGCTCGCGCAGCGCCAAGGCGAAGTCGCCCGTCGCATAGGCGGTGATGCCCAGGGTCTCGCGGACGATCGCGATCCGGCCGGCACGACGCGACGCCGCCAGCGCATGCTCGTGCGCCAGAGCGGGGTCCTCGTCGATCAGCCGGGAGGCCATCGCCAGGTGACGAGCGACGAACTCGGCGTTCTCCTTGCTCAGCGTCTTCAGCTCGTTGCGCGCGGACGGATGCAGGTCGCGCGCGGTGACCTCGTCCGGGACGCGGGGCTCGTCGAAGCGCGGACGCTCGTTCGCTGCGTTGGCCGGACGCTCCCGCCCAGCCCCGCCGCGCTGCGGGAAGGACCGCGACCGGTCACTCCCCCGCTCACGCTCGAACCCGCCCTCGCGACGCGGAGCGGAGTCACGGTTGTAACCACCCTCACGGCGGGGGCCGGAGTCCCGGTTGTAGCCGCCTTCGCGACGCGGAGCGCTGTCGCGGTTGTGACCACCCTCACGACGCGGGCCGGAGTCGCGGTTGTAACCACCTTCGCGACGCGGGCCGGAGTCGCGGTTGTAACCACCCTCACGACGCGGGGCACCACCATCACGGTTGTAGCCCCCCTCACGACGAGGGCCGGAGTCACGGTTGTAACCACCCTCACG includes:
- a CDS encoding NUDIX domain-containing protein, producing the protein MSESKADVPEPLRDEPFEPEVLSSDLVYEGYVWDVRSDRVRYGDGEIVRQYVAHPGAVAILAMDDEERVLLIQQYRHPIRHRDWELPAGLLDIAGEEPLAAARRELAEEADLVAAHWEPLVSSWTTPGGNDELIRVFLATGLSTAETAHDREDEEADIRVAWVPLDEAVAGVLEGRLHNGILSIGVLAAAQRLRDRS
- the xerD gene encoding site-specific tyrosine recombinase XerD; translated protein: MLLDRALDAYLRHVTIERGLSSHTVGAYRRDLEGYRDWLAADGIDDTAHITPAVVDRFIAARASAEPQPAATSLARLQSSVRGWHRFLAREGIEADDPTGRLRPPKTPRRLPKALTIDQVERLLAAPSAEEPLGIRDRALLELLYATGARVSEAVGLDVDDMAHGEVLRLRGKGSKERIVPVGSYARAAVDAYLTRVRPELAAKGRASARLFLGARGAPLSRQSAWLVIRSAAERAQLTAEVSPHTLRHSFATHLLQGGADVRVVQELLGHSSVATTQIYTHVSVDALRDIYATSHPRAR
- a CDS encoding primosomal protein → MPEEEERRPRRNDDRNQRNERPSGGRPVYRDGASRAGSGDRAPRREGGYNRDGAPRREGGYNRDGGAPRREGGYNRDGGAPRREGGYNNRDGAARREGGYNRDGGAPRREGGYNNRDSAPRREGGYNRYSGPRREGGYNRDGGAPRRDGGYNNRDDAPRREGGYNRDGGAPRREGGYNRDGGAPRREGGYNRDGGAPRREGGYNRDGGAPRREGGYNNRDSAPRREGGYNRDSAPRREGGYNRDSGPRREGGYNRDGGAPRREGGYNRDSGPRREGGYNRDSGPRREGGHNRDSAPRREGGYNRDSGPRREGGYNRDSAPRREGGFERERGSDRSRSFPQRGGAGRERPANAANERPRFDEPRVPDEVTARDLHPSARNELKTLSKENAEFVARHLAMASRLIDEDPALAHEHALAASRRAGRIAIVRETLGITAYATGDFALALRELRTYRRISGKDDQIALMVDSERGIGRPDRALETGRAVDRSALTTPVRVALAIAMSGARLDQGDLELALGELEIPELDPDRAFEWSPALFAARAAVLEDLGRTDEAEFWARRAEVAAEALGVDEAGDEELYVEDGLIEDGFSDDEFSDADVASVEDEEEAEDEADDATVADDATVAPDATVAPDATGAPEPAEPSIEDEVRELLGEDDETDDDETEDDSPSAPEKPEA
- a CDS encoding ParA family protein, which gives rise to MGPTGRPYQGFPIPAPLKSHGPARIIALCNQKGGVGKTTTSINLAAALAEYGRKVLAVDFDPQGALSAGLGIQTHDVPTVYDLLLDTKRDAHDAIVHSNVPGLDVLPANIDLSAAEVHLVNEVARETILARVLRQVAGEYDVILIDCQPSLGLLTVNALTAAHGVIIPLECEFFALRGVALLIETIDKVRDRLNPSIEMDGLLATMYDPRTLHSREVLERVVEAFGDDVLETVIGRTVKFPDASVSGVPITEFAPEHAAAQAYLRLARELVARGAVA
- a CDS encoding TlyA family RNA methyltransferase; translated protein: MTRLDAALAARGLARSRTHAATLIADGLVSVDGRPVVKASTPVSDDDTITVAGADHYVSRAAHKLVAGLDGFGIPVQGRLALDMGASTGGFTQVLRERGARRVLAVDVGHGQLAPAVAADPGVIAVEGFNVRHMTRDSLAAATGESAPPDLVVGDLSFISLELVLPAVVSVGAPGADVLLLVKPQFEVGRTAVRGGLVTDPATRADAVARVVWSAWDAGMGMAGIVSSPILGTHGNAECLVHLVPGGGSNPTEWMDTINRLAGGR
- a CDS encoding NAD kinase, whose protein sequence is MNERRILVVAHAGRVDTVAAARRVIGALRGAGVRPVLAADDHAELAAVDAFFADVEVLDASGPSTLELAIVLGGDGTILRAAELVRDSGAPVLGINMGHVGFLAEIDRDDMDDAMRRVIARDYEVEERLALSVRVKDRSGDVVFETWALNEATVEKASRERMIEVVLEIDGRPLSSFGCDGMVISTPTGSTAYNFSAGGPVIWPTVEAIAVVPLSAHALFAKPLVVSPDAAVAIEMLERTDGSGILWCDGRRSHDLPPGARVVVRRSSRPVRLARLHPTAFTNRLVRKFQLPVEGWRGQERRSDA
- a CDS encoding CTP synthase; this encodes MNSSSAGPKNDTTKHIFVTGGVVSSLGKGLTAASLGNLLTARGLRVVMQKLDPYLNVDPGTMNPFQHGEVFVTDDGAETDLDIGHYERFLDINLSEAANVTTGQIYSQVIARERRGEYLGDTVQVIPHITDEIKRRMRLQATEDPRPDVIITEVGGTVGDIESQPFLESARQLRHELGRDSVFFVHVSLVPFMGASGEQKTKPTQHSVAALRQVGIQPDALVLRSDRPVSASNRNKIALMCDVDVEGVINTVDLPSIYDIPSTLNEQGLDSYIVRRLGLDQKADDVDWTRWNKVLHAVHNPKHEVTIGLVGKYIDLPDAYLSVTEALKAGGFAQETKVNIRWIPSDLCETPEGAQEQLAELDGICVPGGFGIRGIEGKLGALKFAREQGIPTLGLCLGLQCMVIEYARDVAGIAGASSSEFDPDTAEPVIATMAEQIEILDGGDLGGTMRLGLYKAALAEGSLAREVYGAAEVSERHRHRYEVNNAYRDRLSEAGLVFSGLNPELDLVEYVELPRDVHPYYIATQAHPELRSRPTDPHPLFRGLVGAAIARHRASELFDVPVDE
- a CDS encoding HAD-IIA family hydrolase, which encodes MGLFTPKARKQPVGHTPLEGVDTVLADLDGVVYAGPGALPHAVESLNAAAHTVRLGYITNNASRTDASVAAHLTSLGLDVAPQDVVTSPQAAMRLLSGIVPAPATILVVGGDGLVDEVQKAGYTVTRSAEDAPQAVVQGFAPEVAWTDLAEAAFALKVPEDEGGIPWIATNTDWTIPRERGVAPGNGTLVSAVHTAIGRLATVAGKPETPIFEEALARFGAAKALFIGDRLDTDIMGASRAGIESALVLTGIDRPKHVLAAPEGSRPTYILGDLRGLHEPYPEPTVTDGVFDVNGAAVRVRGADVEIVAESGDQLDLLRAGAAAIWASGTPVFVLRVPERLYADPFHRT
- the recN gene encoding DNA repair protein RecN; amino-acid sequence: MIEEMRMQGLGVIADAVLPLGPGFTAITGETGAGKTMVVTGLGLLLGQRADSGAVRKGAAQASVAGVWIVPEKGEVADIVAEAGGELEPAGAGTAELYVSRTLSAEGRSRASVGGRAAPAGVLSSLADELIVVHGQSEQLRLRSAAAQRDALDRFGGEPIARALEDYQAAFERWRTLDAEIIDITANRNRRAEEAARLREDLALIEATAPEEGEDEELTARAERLANAEELRVAAALAHGALSNEEGEPDASALVAEARRAIERVSDPKLAEVAETLADIGYRIADAAGVLSGFLADLDESGPHELAAVEERRAALGVLIRQHGSLAEALALWQTGSARLAELDDDGERLERLTAERDAARAELDARADALTAARNEAAGRLGEAVTAELHALAMPDARLEVSVTPGSESTHGRDDVTILLAPHPGAEPRSVAKGASGGELSRVMLAIEVVIAATDPVPTFVFDEVDAGIGGAAAIEVGRRLARLAEKSQVIAVTHLAQVAAFANNHLTVVKSHDGAVTASSVRRLDGEEREAEMARLLSGLADSDAALTHARELLSLGV